In a genomic window of Nodosilinea sp. E11:
- a CDS encoding acetamidase/formamidase family protein → MRLPNKLARWLGLGLICFGIVFATGAFAIEQAGELSKAEVKATLRKVPATYPGTVHLLPATLETTQWGWFNNAEAPVMHMASGDTVVVETMMHSHNQVVPGLTIEEIKKLRTDHPGRGPHTLTGPIYIDGAEPGDTLKVNILKIVPRAYATNFNVPGMFGQFPDQFPDGQVKYVYLDMDRKVAEFLPGIEIPLAPFPGTIGVAREEPGQYSSVPPGRYAGNLDIRDMVEGTTLYVPVFVDGALLWTGDSHAAQGNGEINLTALESAFKEIVLNVEVIKGDTIEWPQIETPTHWIRLGVDRDLNTALEIAKAETIEFLSEQRQISAEAAAALMPTVSDCRVSQVVDINKGVHCLNPKDLTATKTVAYPTAETDDDYVAYTQGDDLNAIMDAASLEMMAELQEKAGLTRLDAYGLASIAMDCRLNEIATDSKSLHCVIPKSLWADKA, encoded by the coding sequence GTGCGTCTGCCTAACAAATTAGCTCGGTGGCTTGGCCTGGGACTAATCTGCTTTGGCATTGTGTTTGCGACGGGAGCCTTTGCTATTGAGCAGGCCGGAGAACTGAGCAAGGCAGAGGTCAAGGCTACGCTGCGGAAGGTGCCTGCCACCTATCCCGGCACAGTGCACCTGCTACCTGCCACCCTCGAAACTACCCAGTGGGGCTGGTTTAACAATGCCGAAGCGCCGGTCATGCACATGGCCTCGGGCGACACCGTTGTGGTCGAAACCATGATGCACTCCCACAACCAGGTGGTGCCGGGCCTCACCATCGAAGAAATTAAGAAACTGAGAACCGACCACCCCGGTCGTGGCCCCCACACCCTCACCGGGCCAATCTACATTGACGGGGCCGAACCCGGCGACACCCTCAAGGTCAACATTCTCAAGATCGTGCCTCGGGCCTACGCCACCAACTTCAACGTGCCGGGCATGTTTGGCCAGTTTCCCGACCAGTTCCCCGATGGGCAGGTCAAGTACGTCTACCTCGATATGGATCGCAAGGTAGCCGAGTTTCTGCCTGGCATCGAGATTCCCCTCGCCCCCTTCCCCGGCACCATCGGCGTCGCCAGAGAAGAACCCGGCCAGTACAGCAGCGTTCCCCCCGGGCGCTACGCGGGTAACCTCGATATTCGCGACATGGTCGAGGGCACTACGCTCTACGTACCTGTCTTTGTCGATGGTGCTCTGCTGTGGACCGGTGACTCCCACGCGGCTCAAGGCAATGGCGAGATCAACCTGACGGCCCTAGAGTCAGCCTTCAAAGAGATTGTGCTAAATGTGGAAGTGATCAAGGGCGATACGATCGAATGGCCCCAGATCGAAACCCCCACCCACTGGATTCGGCTCGGGGTCGATCGCGACCTCAACACTGCCCTCGAAATTGCCAAGGCTGAAACCATTGAGTTTCTCTCTGAGCAGCGTCAAATTTCGGCTGAGGCTGCCGCCGCTCTAATGCCGACGGTGTCAGACTGCCGGGTGTCCCAGGTGGTCGATATCAACAAAGGCGTCCACTGCCTCAACCCCAAGGATTTGACAGCCACTAAGACCGTAGCCTATCCGACGGCAGAGACCGACGACGACTACGTGGCCTATACCCAGGGCGATGACCTCAACGCGATTATGGATGCCGCTTCCCTAGAGATGATGGCAGAGCTACAAGAAAAAGCCGGTCTCACACGGCTCGATGCCTACGGTCTGGCCAGTATCGCCATGGACTGTCGCCTCAACGAGATCGCCACCGACTCGAAGAGCCTCCACTGCGTGATTCCTAAGAGTCTGTGGGCTGACAAAGCCTAA
- a CDS encoding metal ABC transporter substrate-binding protein: protein MLRRLFFLVLGLVFWTGLLFCGANAASAAPLIEVVTTTSDLKSLVEIVGGDRVHVTSIAPPAQDPHTFEPRLANLQQLKQAQLVVKIGLDHDLWIDQLLKEIDNPNLQPNRLGYVDASKGIPLLEARATTIAPVQGHTHGAGNPHYWLDPMNGVTISGAIMEGLDRIDPDHAATYETNRAQFVADLQAKLTQWDQQLTPYQGQPLIAYHNSWPYLSRRFRLNVVDYIEPRPGIPASPAHLAQLMKTIKAEHVALIIKEPYESERVPNLLHSKTGAAVVELISSVGAVPGAENYFSLFDYNINALVQAFQSQGL from the coding sequence ATGCTACGACGTTTATTTTTTCTGGTTCTGGGCCTGGTCTTTTGGACTGGGCTATTGTTCTGTGGGGCCAATGCGGCCAGCGCCGCCCCCTTGATTGAAGTAGTTACCACCACCTCCGATCTCAAGAGTTTGGTCGAAATTGTCGGGGGCGATCGCGTCCATGTCACCAGCATTGCCCCGCCCGCCCAAGACCCCCACACCTTTGAGCCTCGGCTGGCCAACCTGCAGCAGCTCAAGCAGGCCCAGCTGGTGGTCAAAATCGGCCTCGACCACGACCTGTGGATCGACCAGCTACTGAAAGAGATCGACAATCCCAATCTCCAGCCCAACCGACTGGGCTACGTGGATGCCTCCAAGGGCATTCCCCTGCTCGAAGCGCGGGCCACCACTATTGCCCCGGTGCAGGGGCACACCCACGGGGCAGGCAACCCCCACTACTGGCTCGACCCGATGAATGGAGTGACCATCTCAGGGGCGATCATGGAGGGACTCGATCGCATTGACCCCGACCACGCCGCCACCTACGAAACCAACCGCGCCCAGTTCGTCGCCGACTTGCAGGCCAAACTAACCCAGTGGGATCAGCAGCTAACCCCCTACCAGGGGCAGCCGCTGATCGCCTACCACAACAGCTGGCCCTACCTCTCTCGACGGTTTCGGCTCAACGTAGTTGACTATATCGAGCCACGTCCCGGCATTCCGGCTAGCCCAGCCCACCTGGCTCAGCTGATGAAAACCATCAAAGCCGAGCACGTGGCCCTGATCATCAAAGAGCCCTACGAGTCGGAGCGGGTGCCCAACCTGCTGCACAGCAAAACTGGGGCCGCCGTCGTCGAGCTGATTTCATCGGTCGGGGCGGTGCCTGGGGCCGAAAATTATTTCTCGCTGTTTGATTACAACATCAACGCCCTGGTGCAGGCGTTTCAAAGCCAGGGATTGTAG